Genomic DNA from Gossypium hirsutum isolate 1008001.06 chromosome A01, Gossypium_hirsutum_v2.1, whole genome shotgun sequence:
TTTACAAGTTCTGACACAATCGTTGAATTCTGTATTCTTAATAACAACCTACTAACAGCACCAGATGATAGATCTTCAAACGAAGAATACTCTTTTACATTCACTCAAAGACATTCCAAACAAGAAGAATTCATAGATTACTGACAGACAGAAGCTAGGCGGATGAAATGGAGAACACACATGGAACTATATCCTAGAAGTCAAAACACAAGGAATCAAAACAAACAGTAAGATGCTAGATCACCTTTCAATTGAGTGCCTTTGATGACAAAGAAACAACTAGGTAACTTTGTTAATAGAGACGGATATTTTCCAATCAATAGAATAGTCAATAACCACACTAATGAAGAGATCAAAGAAAAATCCAGGCTTATGTTTTAAAATGAAGAGATACCAGCTGAGTAACTTCATCAACAGAGACAATTTCTTCTATAAGTTCGGACACACTTGTTGAAAGTTGTATTCTTTATAAAAATGCTCTAACCAACATCAGATGACCGATTTTAAAACAGAGACGCCTCTTTACATTCACCCCAAGACATTCCAAACTATAAGAATAAATAGATTACTGATTGAAGCTAGGCAGTTGAAACAGAAGAAAAATAATAGCCATATCATaaaaatcaaaacataaggaATAAAACAGTAAGATGTTTTCGATCACCATTTCAATTGAGTGCCCTTGATGGGAACAACTAAGTAACTTCTTTAACAGAGATGGATATTTTCCAGTCAGTAGAATAGCGAAGAGGAAGTCCATTAATTGAAGAGATATCAAAGTAAAATCCATTTCCAGAGTTTCAGTTCAAAATACCATAGATATGTTCAGATTCCAGAAAACAATGATGAACTAAAAAGAGGAAAACAAATTTGTACCCAAATTACACATTTAGTGTAGCAGAGAATATTTCAACTGGTTCCAGAATTTGAGCAACATAAGTAATTGACAGCACAAAGGCAATGATACCTTCCCAACAGCTCCAAGGACTATAGTAGCATCAGAGCATCCATAAATGGTAGCATATCTCAAAGGTGCTAAAATGTAAATGACTGAATCATGGCAATTAATGacctgaaattttaaaataatgtgaGGTTAGAGATGTTTTATATCACAAAGTACATAAATATCAAACGTTAATAGAGAATTAGATCAAGGTTGTTGCCATAAGCCAATTAGCATACAACCTCAAAATTGAAGGTCCCATGTCGTACCCCCACtcataataatcaaaataatattttattttaataaaagcaAGCTAAGCAAATAATTGGATACAAGGCCAGCTTTACTTAAAAGACAATGTGTTACTTGCAAATTTAAATCAATAATAAGATGATGATCAGAATGGCATTGAGGAGATTGACTTTCAAGAGGGGACAGATATGAAAGAGCCATTTTTGGGAAGAAAACAAGATTACTGCCCAGAAAAGGACCAGTACCTAAATGGACAAAAGTTTTTAGTGTCAAGCAAGTGAAAGTTATAAACCTACATAGTGGGTCACAagaaatcaaaaacctttttaacaAAGACGGTGCCAAGATTCAACAGACTTTCAGCTGGTGTCTAGTACGCAAGAACAAATGCGGTTTATATCCGAAGCAAGGTTGGGATAGATACAGAAACCCCACTCAATCTAAGAATTTTGCAAGTATGAGAAAACACTAAGGTCCCTTAAATTAAAAAGGATTAATTGCACCAAATATGAAAACATGCCTCTACTCTCATCTTTCTTGTTTCAAGTAACCAAGTCACCTCATGAAAGAGAGTTGCAACTAAAGACTTGTACCATTATCACCCTTTTTATCTCCATATGATTAACATTCCAGAAAAAAGGATGAGGGAAAACAGAACCAATTTTAAGCCCACCTAAATTGGTATCTTTGTCTCATCTCATCCAAAAAATATGCAGCCAACGGGCATCTATCTCAATATTTATAAGATGGTTGCATGCAATAACCTAATTTGAGTTTCTATAAAACATGCACCCAACAGATTCCATTCGGTACTTAAATGACTCTAAAAGTTGGGAGATCAACACAAGAATCCAGACTATTAATGCATCTACAGAGGTGCAAGTCACTTATTGCATTTAAACAGAGTAAAAAGGCAGTACAGAGTGTACACCCAAAAGAATTTCGAGGTTTTCCTAAATTGCAATGCAAATATAGACTAACCTTCACAGAAGAATGTTTGAGATCAGATGCCTGCTTTACATAGGATGATTTAGAGACTCCCTCAATGAAGCAACAATTCCTCGCACTTGGTGAGGCTCTAGCTGAACTTGAACTAGCGTCAGCCATTGCAACATCCTGATCAGAGCCACCTTGAGGACCATTTTCTTTTGCAGATATTTTGTCAGTGATATGCTCCAAAGAAGAAGCTATATTTTCTAGAAGCCAATCAAGGACTTGTGATGCTGGAACGGGAACAGCAGGCATGTCTGGATCTGAATTAGCAAAAAATGGAGCAGCTTGGCTTAAAGGAATTCCTTCAGATCCCTTATCACCAAATTGAATCAAAAATCCAAGGTGTTCAAATCCCTCCATGGTTAAAACCTGAGAGAATCAAACCAAGCCATAGAAACTAATAACAAGCAAAAACAAATGGAAAAGTAAGATATGCAACAACTAGAAGGTGTGATCACTAATACACAGTAACAGAGTTAAAACATCCTAGCTGATAACAAAGAGGAAGAATAGAATAATAAGAACAGAACAAATCAGaacataataaaacaagaaaGACACACTATAAAGGAAATACGTAAGTTGGAAAGAGTAGAGAAATAAGAACAACAGGTTCATAAAATCTCCAAATTATATTCTAAACAATTTACAAAGAAAAATTCAGCTCAAAATCAGTGATTACTGCAAAGCTGGCAAGGAGTTCTTCCTTCCTTTATAGTCAAGATTGTTCATAATTTTCGTTCCATCATATACCCAGGGGTAGACCTAAAACAAACCATCCTAAAGAAAACAAACCAAAGCATAATGAAAAAAAAGTGCACAATGAGGATCCCAATATTTCATAACAAATGGTCTCGACAAGTTATCTAGTGAGACAAACTGGGTTGCCTTCAAAAACTAGAGTATAAACCACATTCATACATTTTATAAACAGTAAATTTATATTCCAGGTCATTAGTATTCTGCAACAATATTTTGCTCTACAAAGTGCAACCAATAAATTACTTTTTCTGTGCTTTCACCTTTTATCTTGTGAAACTAAAGTTAACACATGTTAGATCTCTAAAATTGCATTCCATTAATGAACAACAAAGAACATGAAGAATCAAAATGCAACAAAAATCTCTAATAAACAAACAAATGCAATTCttgaattatatttgaaataCTTCAGTCTTGTTCCAGTTGGAATAACAAAACAAAACGGAAAAAGAAAAACCATGTACAGATAGCATATTACAAACCAGAGACTCTTCGCCTTCCCCCTCCACAGGCTCTGACAAAAGAGAGATAATATTAGCCAAGTGCTTTTGAAGATATGACAATTGATGAGCCTCTTCATCAGCCTGTGATGGCATAAACCGACGTGTGTTGCTGCGGACAAGCTGTGATGAGAGGAACCACCAAAGTTAAGTCTAAGGGTTTAACTTCCATAGAACATAACACTGCAATTAACTTCTAACAGTAAATAGAACCACGATTATTACAATGTCCACTAATGGTAAAATCCATATTCATGAGATAGATAACTATATAAAAGATGTGACAAACAACCATGTCCTACCATTAAGTTTCTAAAGTTAAAAAGCAAAAAAATTTACACTCCCCTGGAACACAGTGCCAAATGCATTTATCATATTAAAGAGCAAGCTTAAAGTATTAGACAGATAGAAGTAGAAAGATGAACAATAAGACCCAGCAAATTAAAACAATTCTATTCATAAATACAGGCCGAGTGCTCACCCCTATTCCTTAGgagtaaaaaagaaaatatgcTTCAAACAGGGAAGCAAAAACAAGAGGAAAAATATATTAGAAGCAAAGAAAAAGGAGACTATAAATAACCTTAAACATATTGTTACTTATTTTCAGCTATTTGATTTTCAGCTCTTAAAATGTCATTAAAGAAAAGGTAAATAATTAAAAGCAAATTGTTAATTAGAAGTAAACTGATAAATAAAATGGAACACCAATGCTGACACAAGTGTTATACATAACTGTGTAGATGTAATCAAGCATTCTATTTCCAAAACGAATTGTATGTTCAATTTTAAGATactaaaatgtttttgttttcgTATATGAATGTTTTCATAGAAGATTTATATGCACTTATCCATTTTTCGTTTTTATTTCAGGATGCAAAAGCAAGAAGCCAAAATAACACTGAACGGTATTTTGTCAAAACAGAAGAAAACTAGTTCCATATAAATGCGTAATCATGCATTTATGATATTGACTTAATTCTTCAAAAATGTCAATTAGCTTTTGCATCTTAAAAGAACTCATGCTTCTAATTTTCCGCAGAGACTAATATCATCTTTCAATTACCAAAACATAAACGGAACAACAGTTCGTTCTTTCCCAAATGCCAATCAAGAGTCAAATTTTCGTGAATTCAATCAGTTTCTAGCATCAACGGCACTCATTTTCCTAAAAGTAACATGAATCtaaataaattgtataaaatgacaCTGAAATTATATCAACCACCACAAATACAATTCAAAAAACATCAACCACATTtcaccacaaaaaaaaaagacagcGAATTGATCAAATTCCTTACCTGCAAAGGTGAAAGAGCCGACAAATAACCGTCAAAAGCTGAGGTGGAAGGCCAAACATCCGCAACGGCAGCAGAGTCTTTGTGCGAGCGTGGCAAAAGCCTCTTATACGATTGAATGTACAAAAACAAGATCAGATCACTCAAATCGGAACCAACAGAGTCTACATCGTCGGGGTGGGCATTGACGAGTCGGTCGGGCTCCGAGTGGAGCACCGAGGCGAGAGTATCAAGGATGAGACGCGCATGTTCGGATGAGATCTGGAGCGCATCAGCGAGGGCATCGGAGTTGACTCGATGagtagaggaagaagaagaagaagcgaGCTTTTGTTTGAGAGGGATTAGGGCTTGGAGGGGGTCGGTGAAAATGAGCTTCTGGATAGGTAAGAGGCCATGCTCGAAAGGCTCGCGTCGTGGGTGGAGTAGAGTGATGGGGCTAATAATTGGATTAGGGTCGCTCTTTGAAGTAGATGGTTCCATGGGGTCGCTCATCGCTTTGAAgcggaaaaaaaataaataaaatggaggTGGAGGGTTTTGTTTGCAGATCTTCCAGAGATGAATGATGTTGTTGAAGAGGGAGAGAGAGTGTGTGAGAGGTTTCTTATGTTGAGGTCGGGTCTAGCCGAACTGATTACGTGGCAACATTTTAGTGGCTAAGATGCTAAGTGGATGTAGATGCAATCAAAGtatttttacattaattaattttgcaattaaaacaaatttaagcAAGGGTTAAATAAAACTATTCCTTttttatgattatattttattagcTTTATATGATATAAGCATCCACCAAACTGAAAATTTGAAGATAAGTAAAGATACAAAATGTTAAAATGCAAAGCCAATTTGGAATCATACTTGTAAACAACATCAAATGATTACTTATGGCTCGGTTATCCTTCAAGATAAAAAGTCTatttgaaatttgagaaaatttaactaaaaatattaaacttaaaaaataagattggataaaaaaattaagccTAATTAAAATATGGGACAAACTTAGACTTGAACATTCAATACCCAAACCTGGTTCgacccatttttaagtttataatattttatattatgttatttttatatattatgtaatttataacatattaaaaaaataaatctaaactaaatatatgatactattataatgtaaacattaaaataatgttaagttgACTATATAAaacattgaataaataaaaatatattaatttaaaataataataattaaaaataatatgaatggatctaaaataaacttaaattaattttttacaaatataagtgggcttgataaaatttttagactcatattttaaatcaaGTCGgacttaaacaaatataaaatatattaatattatacttGAATCCAACTAAATCCAATTCAGCCCATAAAGTCCCATGAAAAGTACATGCTAGTATAAGAAAAATGGATATGGTATGTGAACAAAACAAAGGATAGTAAAAACCGTGCGCAAATTGCAAGCTCCATCACCACGAAATGTGTTGGCATCATTGGAGGCGTCAATCTTAAACTTGGATGACCCATCGTTCGCAAGTTTGCTCATGAAGGATACGTTGTTGCCATCTTTGCTAACAACAAATAATCTTAATAGGGGtgacgcaattaaaaaaaattgataactaaaataaaaataaaaataaaaatttaattcaatttgaaaaaattgaaaaaaaattaaattttaaattaataaaattgagttattcgattttttcgagttAGCTAGAATAAGTAATTTATGTTTTGAGTttaagtcgagttgaattttataatttgaatagtttaaataatatattagtgTAAATACCCCTTTGTtccttgtcaattttgaaaatgaacaaattggaatctctttcaataaaaattatgaaaaatttaaaatatttataaaaatttcaaaatttatattttttaaaaaagtataaaatttttaaatgaaatctaaagaatatataaagaaaattttaaattttctaaaataatatttttgggacctaaataagtactttttttcttcttattttgctttgacaaaatttccaaatatatatagtttcaaatttatgtgctctaacataaaattaattgtattgtaacaagatttcaattaaaaatttttaattttttaatttaactcaaactaTTTTACTCAATTCGActcgacttgaatttcatttcactcaacttgatttgaaaaaatttcaaatcgagttaagatgataaaataggactcgtcaacttaattaacttgaaatttcttttacTCGATTTGATTAACCGTTTACCTCTACCTATCCAGATAGTTTACCCATTAAATTGTACAGTTATTATTGTTTGTTTTGTGaagttaaacaaaaaataattaaatatatttacacAAAGAGCTTAATATGATAAAACTATTATGATTTAAACAGGAAAAGAATTGAATTGTGTAAATTATTTGATAAGTCCTAAAATATGTAGGCTTAGCAATTGATCCAATTAAAGTGAGGATGACCCTTGAGAAGAAGCCCAAGCATTAGAGAGGTAGGGCATGCCCAAGCATAAAATATCTTTTATGTAATACTGAGATTAGAGATAATATAATTCGAACTCGTGTCAGAtaagtatttaataaaaatttaaatcacgtaattatttttaagatgtgatatttaataaatttaaattttggttctATATTTCCTCGACTACGACATCCTTTGTACCAGAATGAAAAAAAAACGAGTGTGATTTAATATGGGTGTGGAAATTTTCAAGTTTCTAAAAATAGtaatatttcaaatttcaaacaaaTCCAACAACTAAGAAGAGATTCAATAAATCACTCAAGtcagaaattataaattaaaccaTTTACGATGcaatagtttattaatattaatcttatttttttcaatatttaaataggagaataatacgTTTCAGTGTACTTAAATTCATATCTTTTTGTACTGAAAATAATATCAATACCAatcgaattaaaatttaacattaaaatagaGTACAGGGTTTAGAAATGAAGTGTGTAAAGTGGGATATTGATTAGGAAAAAAATGTACCAAAACTTTATCTCCATGACGCATCAGCCCATAAAGAATTACTATATTTAGAaacttgaaataattttgaaGGGCCCAGCCTAAAGCAATATTATCTTTGATAAATGTCAATTAGTGATTTAAAAAGGCCCATTCCTACCATAATTCAATCACCCATTTctattgcatttttatttttggaaattaagaatAGCAAAACATTGCCAAAAATAGCAAATAATTTTATCATCACCGCCCACTTAATCATCCAAGTTTGTGGTTGAGATTTCCAAGCCTAACCCTTTTGCCATTTTTATCAAGCAAAGGT
This window encodes:
- the LOC107922156 gene encoding TBCC domain-containing protein 1; the protein is MSDPMEPSTSKSDPNPIISPITLLHPRREPFEHGLLPIQKLIFTDPLQALIPLKQKLASSSSSSTHRVNSDALADALQISSEHARLILDTLASVLHSEPDRLVNAHPDDVDSVGSDLSDLILFLYIQSYKRLLPRSHKDSAAVADVWPSTSAFDGYLSALSPLQLVRSNTRRFMPSQADEEAHQLSYLQKHLANIISLLSEPVEGEGEESLVLTMEGFEHLGFLIQFGDKGSEGIPLSQAAPFFANSDPDMPAVPVPASQVLDWLLENIASSLEHITDKISAKENGPQGGSDQDVAMADASSSSARASPSARNCCFIEGVSKSSYVKQASDLKHSSVKVINCHDSVIYILAPLRYATIYGCSDATIVLGAVGKAVRVEHCERVHVIIAAKRVCIANCRECLFFLGVNQRPLVVGDNHKLQVAPYNTFYSQLEEHMTEVGIQATMNRWDEPLALGAVDPHDSLSHPAGVSDAQAESAAQLDPDQFTNFLIPNWFEGESAGSTKDNPFPLPDAYLKSQLRNQKNLSEIKQILREAPLEENRKRELSCALHVYFKDWLYASGNIRQLYCLQGD